One Mycobacterium paraseoulense genomic window, GTACCGGCTGCACAGCTACCGGCGGGCATGAGCGTTGGTCCCCGCGACCGTGCCATACTCGGACGCGGGGGTCGGTCTCACCACGTCACCACGTGTTGCCAGGAGGGGGAAATGGCAGTGATAACCGAACCCATGAAGACGTTCAACCGCATGTTCAGGGGCTACGACCCGTCCGCGGTCGATGCCCACATCGAGATGCTGACCACCAAGCAGCAGTTGCTGCTCGACGACGTCGAGAGCCTGCGGACCCGGCTGAAGGAAGCCGGTGACCAGGCGGCCGCGCTGCGCAACGAGGTCGCCGTCCTCACCGACACCTCGGCCTCACCCCACGCGGTGCAGCGCCGGATGGCGCAGATGCTCAACCGCGCGGTCGACGAGGTGGCCGAGATGCAGGCCGAGGCGCGCAGCGAGGCGGACGCGCTGATCGCGGCGGCCCAGGCGGAGGTCGAGGCGGCGCAGCGAAAGCACGAAGAGGAGTTGGCGGAGATGGCCGCCCAACGACAAGCCATGGAAAACGATTACGAGGAAACCAAGAAGCAGCTCGAGGCCGAACTGGCCGGGATGCGGGCCGAAACCGAAGCGGCGATCGACAAGGCCTGGCGCGACGCCCAGCGCGAGGCCGATCACTATCGTGAGCAGGCGCGGCGCGCGGCGGACGAGGCGATTCAGCAGCGGATCGACGTCCTCGAGCAGCTGATGGGCGTGTACCGCGACCTCGAAGCCGTCCCGGCCGCGCTCGAAGCGGCCTACCAGGAGCAGAAGAACGCGCCGGAGCCCAGCGTCGTGGTGCCGCTGGACGGGAAGGTCAACGCGGGCTAGCCGCGTCGCCGCCCAGCGCCGTCGTACCCGAGCGGTATTCTCGGCGCCGTGTCGATCCGGACCCCCAGGCTGTCGGCCGCGCAAGCCCGGCGGGTCGCCGTCGCGGCGCAAGGCTTTCGCGAGCCGCCGCCGTCCGGTCCGATCACCCGCGGCCACCTGAAGCGGCTGATATCGAGAATCCAAGTGCTGCAGCTGGATTCGGTGTCGGTCGCGGTGCGCGCCCATTACGCGCCGGTGTTCAGCCGGCTCGGCCCCTACGACCGCGACGTGCTGGACCGCGCCGCCTGGGGCCCGCGGTCGTCGCGGCTGCTGGCCGAGTACTGGGCGCACGAGGCCGCACTGATGGCCGTCGACGACTGGCCGCTGCTGCGCTGGCGGATGCGCCAGTACCGGCACGGCCGCTGGGGCACCCACGTCGTCAAGGCCAACCCCCGACTGGCCGGGGACGTCGTCGCCGCCGTCGCGGAACTCGGGCCCAGCACGGCCGGGCAGATCGAGGCGCACCTGGCCGCCGAACCGCGCAGGAAGAAGGGCGCGTGGTGGAACCGCAGCGACACCAAGTGGGTCGCCGAGGCGCTGTTCGCGGCCGGTGTGCTCACCACGGCGACCCGGGTGGGCTTCGCCCGCCACTACGACCTGGTGGAGCGGGTGCTGCCGGCGAGCGTGCTGGCGCGTGAGGTCGACGACGGACAGGCCGTCCGCGAACTGACACTGCGCGCGGCCGGCGCGCTGGGCGTGGCCACCGAGGCCGGCATCCGCGACTACTTCCGGTTGTCCGCGCAGCAGGTCAAACCGGCGATCGCCGGCCTGGTGGCGGCGGGCGAGATCGAGCGTGTCGACGTGGACGGCTGGCCCGCGCCGGCCTACCTGCGGGCGGGACGCGCCGTGCCGCGCACCGACCGCGGCACCGCGTTGCTGTGCCCGTTCGACCCGCTGATCTTCTTCCGGCCCCGGGTGGAGCGGCTGTTCGGGTTTCATTACCGCATCGAGATCTACACCCCGGCCGCCAAGCGTCAATACGGCTACTACGTGTGGCCGCTGCTGATGGACGGGCACCTGGTCGCGCGCGTCGACCTCAAAGCGGACCGGGCCGGCGACACGCTGCGCGTCCTGGGTGCGTTCGGCGAGGCTGACGCCCCCCGGGCGCGGGTGGTCGCCGCGCTGGCCGGCGAGCTGCAGTCCATGGCGTCGTGGCTGGGCCTGGGAAGCTTCAGCGTCGCCACCCGTGGCGACCTGGCGGCCGACCTGCGGGCGGTCAGCTGATGCGGGCCACCGACAAAGACCTCAAAGACACGCTCTGGAAGGCGGCCACCAAGCTGCGCGGCTCCCTGTCGGCCAGCCAGTACAAGGACGTCATCCTCGGGCTGGTGTTCCTCAAGCACGCCTGCGGCGCGCAATGGAAGTCGTTGACGCGCAACGCGGAATCGCCCGACATCGGCCGCCTCGTCGACGACGCGATGCAGGCGATGTCGCTGCCACGGCTGTGTGAAAACCTCGACCGGCGCCGGCTCGCTGAGTTGCTGCGTCTCCTCGACACCGCGCGGTTCGGCGAACCTGGCCGCGCCCGGGACCTGTTGGGCGAGGTGTACGAGTACTTCCTGGGCAACTTCGCGCGCGCGGAGGGCCGTCGGGGCGGCGAGTTCTTCACCCCGCCCAGCGTGGTCCGGGTGATCGTCGAGATGCTGGAGCCCGCCGGCGGGCGAGTCTATGACCCGTGCTGCGGCTCGGGCGGGATGTTCGTGCAAACCGAAAGGTTCATCGCCGAACACGACGGCGACCCCGTGAACGTCACGATCTGCGGACAGGAAAGCGTCGAGCAGACCTGGCGGATGGCGAAGATGAACCTCGCCGTGCACGGCATCGACGACAGCGGCCTCGGCGCGCGTTGGGGCGACACGTTCCTCGAGGACCGGCACGCCGGCGTGCAAATGGATTACGTGATGGCCAACCCGCCCTTCAACGTCAAGGATTGGGCCCGCGACGAACACGACCCGCGCTGGCGTTTCGGCGTACCGCCCGCCGGCAACGCCAACTACGCATGGATCCAGCACATCCTGTCCAAACTGGCCCGGGGCGGAAAGGCCGGCGTGGTCATGGCCAACGGTTCGATGTCGTCGAATGCGCTCGGGGAAGGCGACATCCGCGCGCGGATCGTCGACGCCGACCTGGTGTCGTGCATGGTCGCCCTGCCCGCGCAGCTGTTCCGCAGCACGT contains:
- a CDS encoding DivIVA domain-containing protein — encoded protein: MITEPMKTFNRMFRGYDPSAVDAHIEMLTTKQQLLLDDVESLRTRLKEAGDQAAALRNEVAVLTDTSASPHAVQRRMAQMLNRAVDEVAEMQAEARSEADALIAAAQAEVEAAQRKHEEELAEMAAQRQAMENDYEETKKQLEAELAGMRAETEAAIDKAWRDAQREADHYREQARRAADEAIQQRIDVLEQLMGVYRDLEAVPAALEAAYQEQKNAPEPSVVVPLDGKVNAG
- a CDS encoding winged helix-turn-helix domain-containing protein, coding for MRTPRLSAAQARRVAVAAQGFREPPPSGPITRGHLKRLISRIQVLQLDSVSVAVRAHYAPVFSRLGPYDRDVLDRAAWGPRSSRLLAEYWAHEAALMAVDDWPLLRWRMRQYRHGRWGTHVVKANPRLAGDVVAAVAELGPSTAGQIEAHLAAEPRRKKGAWWNRSDTKWVAEALFAAGVLTTATRVGFARHYDLVERVLPASVLAREVDDGQAVRELTLRAAGALGVATEAGIRDYFRLSAQQVKPAIAGLVAAGEIERVDVDGWPAPAYLRAGRAVPRTDRGTALLCPFDPLIFFRPRVERLFGFHYRIEIYTPAAKRQYGYYVWPLLMDGHLVARVDLKADRAGDTLRVLGAFGEADAPRARVVAALAGELQSMASWLGLGSFSVATRGDLAADLRAVS
- a CDS encoding class I SAM-dependent DNA methyltransferase — translated: MRATDKDLKDTLWKAATKLRGSLSASQYKDVILGLVFLKHACGAQWKSLTRNAESPDIGRLVDDAMQAMSLPRLCENLDRRRLAELLRLLDTARFGEPGRARDLLGEVYEYFLGNFARAEGRRGGEFFTPPSVVRVIVEMLEPAGGRVYDPCCGSGGMFVQTERFIAEHDGDPVNVTICGQESVEQTWRMAKMNLAVHGIDDSGLGARWGDTFLEDRHAGVQMDYVMANPPFNVKDWARDEHDPRWRFGVPPAGNANYAWIQHILSKLARGGKAGVVMANGSMSSNALGEGDIRARIVDADLVSCMVALPAQLFRSTSIPVCLWFFDTDKGERSGQVLFIDARGLGYLVNRAERALTHEEVVRIGDTYRAWRTSPSATSKGLAYEDIPGFCGSVSLDDVAAAGYTLTPGRYVGAPAAEDDGEPAEEKIARLSGDLLTALDESARLEGVVRQHLERLL